A window of bacterium genomic DNA:
TAATGGTCTGACCAACCGTTGTAGCGATAGCGACACCGTTGCCAGCCGCGGTAATGTTCAATGTGTTACCGTAGGTGTCAGTCAACTTTAGCCCAGAGTCTCCGGTTACGCGGCCGCCTGTGAAGGCAACTGTCGCAACTGCGGTGGCGCCCAGACTGTTGTAAACAACCGCTGATACGTCGTACACTCCATTAATGCCTGCAACAGACGAGTAAGCAGCATTGTTGAGTGCGAGGCCGCTATCCGTGAGAGTCACCTTATTGTTCGAGCCGAAGCTTTGTTGAGTTAAGACGATTCCTTGGGTAGCAGTGTGGGATGCCAGTACACCTGTTTGACCAGCGCTCTCGTTGATCTTTTGGACGAAAGCGGCAGCAGTATCAGTAGCGGTGTATGCAATGCTTACGCCGTTAAGGATGATCGAGCCTGTTTTGCCCAATGCCGTTGTTGTTAAAGCGTAGGTGGTACCACCAGTCAAAGCAACCTTTGTAGCTGCAGTGGTCTGGTCCATAGTAAAGAGCCCGCCAGCAATGGCTTGACCATTGAATGATCCGCTGAGGGAGATATTCGATACGTTAGTCGTGTCGGTGACAGCGGCTGAAGCGCCGGCTGTTCCGTCGAGCAACTTTTTGGCGCCAAAGGAAGTGGTTGAAGAGATTCTGTTAATACTGCTGGTAATTGAGGTCAACTGATTCTGGAGCGCCTGAAGGGACCCTGAGTCCTGTGTAGCCGTGTTAGCGGCTGCAACAGCAATACCGCGGGCATCCTTGAGTAGCTTGTTGACTTCATCCATAGCGCCTTCAGCGGTCTTGACCATATTTACGCCGTCTTGCGAGTTGCG
This region includes:
- a CDS encoding flagellin, producing MAIRINTNVSAMNALRNVGITSNEFSKSVTRLSTGLRINSAADDPAGLIISQKLGAQISGLDQAVRNSQDGVNMVKTAEGAMDEVNKLLKDARGIAVAAANTATQDSGSLQALQNQLTSITSSINRISSTTSFGAKKLLDGTAGASAAVTDTTNVSNISLSGSFNGQAIAGGLFTMDQTTAATKVALTGGTTYALTTTALGKTGSIILNGVSIAYTATDTAAAFVQKINESAGQTGVLASHTATQGIVLTQQSFGSNNKVTLTDSGLALNNAAYSSVAGINGVYDVSAVVYNSLGATAVATVAFTGGRVTGDSGLKLTDTYGNTLNITAAGNGVAIATTVGQTISNALTFQLGANSNETGTMSLSNMAASNLGTTAVAGLNLSSIDVTSATGASNAIKVIDEAINQVTTTRGTLGSFQRNVLESNIRSLNVTIENLTSTMSSIQDVDVADEITNFTKQQILQQSGLSVLAQANSAPQAVLSLLR